A region from the Nesterenkonia lacusekhoensis genome encodes:
- a CDS encoding IS30 family transposase produces the protein MGIGPRQKRAREYRGQIVSPGRPTVAWREDRVRFWQAIATGAKTREAGEAAGVSEPVAHRWFRHAGGVNPHLASTVSGRYISSSEREDIALWRAQDSGVREIARRLGRSPSTISRELRRNVSTRTYQLEYKASIAQWHAERRARRPKTAKMVTNDRLRQYVQDKLSGEIITAEGEVVGPEGPAWDGKNKPHRGDREWVTAWSPQQIAKRLPLEFPDDPTMRISHEAIYQALYVESRGGLARKQSWHLRRGRTKRMPRARTRQEAWAHVTAETVLQKRPKEVEDRKIAGHWEGDLIIGLKRSAVATLIERTTRYAILVHLPRQAGYGQIRPTKNGPALAGYGALTMKDALAKSITHLPEQLRRSLTWDRGKELSAHALLTKETGLPVYFADAKSPWQRGSNEHLNGLLRQYFPKGTDLSRWNATEIAAIATAMNNRPRGILGWRTPAEAFADQLRSVQQHTVATTS, from the coding sequence ATGGGCATTGGCCCAAGGCAGAAGAGGGCAAGGGAATATCGCGGTCAGATCGTCTCTCCTGGGCGCCCAACGGTGGCTTGGCGCGAGGACCGTGTGCGGTTCTGGCAGGCCATCGCTACAGGAGCTAAGACCCGAGAGGCCGGTGAAGCCGCCGGTGTCTCCGAGCCTGTAGCTCACCGTTGGTTCCGACATGCTGGTGGCGTGAATCCACACTTGGCCTCGACTGTTTCCGGACGGTATATCTCCTCCTCTGAACGGGAGGACATCGCTTTATGGCGAGCCCAAGACAGCGGGGTCCGTGAGATCGCCCGTCGGCTGGGGCGTAGCCCATCGACGATCTCACGGGAGCTACGGCGTAACGTCTCGACCAGGACCTATCAGCTGGAGTACAAGGCCTCGATTGCTCAGTGGCATGCTGAGCGGCGCGCCCGCCGTCCGAAGACCGCGAAGATGGTCACCAACGACCGGCTGCGCCAGTACGTCCAAGACAAGCTCAGCGGTGAGATCATCACCGCCGAAGGTGAAGTTGTCGGCCCCGAGGGCCCGGCCTGGGATGGAAAGAACAAGCCCCACCGTGGGGACCGTGAATGGGTCACCGCCTGGAGTCCGCAGCAGATTGCCAAGCGGCTGCCACTGGAGTTCCCCGATGACCCGACCATGAGGATCTCTCATGAGGCGATCTATCAGGCCCTCTACGTCGAATCCCGCGGCGGGCTTGCCCGGAAGCAGTCCTGGCACCTGCGCCGAGGTCGCACCAAGCGAATGCCCCGGGCCCGCACACGGCAGGAAGCCTGGGCTCATGTCACTGCCGAGACCGTGCTGCAGAAACGCCCCAAGGAGGTCGAGGACCGCAAGATCGCCGGCCACTGGGAAGGTGACCTGATCATCGGACTGAAGCGTTCGGCCGTGGCCACGTTGATCGAGCGCACCACCCGCTACGCGATACTGGTCCACCTGCCCCGCCAGGCCGGGTACGGGCAAATTCGACCAACGAAGAACGGCCCGGCACTGGCGGGGTATGGGGCGTTGACCATGAAAGACGCTCTGGCGAAGTCGATCACCCATCTGCCTGAGCAGCTGCGCCGTTCTTTGACCTGGGACCGCGGCAAAGAGCTCTCGGCACATGCGCTGCTGACGAAAGAGACTGGGCTGCCGGTGTACTTCGCTGACGCGAAGAGTCCCTGGCAGCGTGGCTCCAACGAGCACCTCAATGGTCTGCTTCGGCAATACTTCCCGAAAGGCACTGACCTCTCCAGGTGGAACGCCACCGAGATCGCAGCTATCGCCACCGCCATGAACAACCGGCCACGCGGGATCTTGGGGTGGCGCACTCCCGCCGAGGCGTTCGCCGATCAACTACGCTCAGTCCAACAACACACTGTTGCGACGACCAGTTGA
- a CDS encoding cold-shock protein → MATGTVKWFNAEKGYGFIAPQDGSDDVFVHFSAINSSGFRSLEENQQVEFETARGPKGLQAENVTPL, encoded by the coding sequence ATGGCCACTGGCACCGTTAAATGGTTCAACGCTGAAAAGGGCTACGGCTTCATCGCCCCCCAGGACGGCTCCGACGACGTGTTCGTGCACTTCAGCGCGATCAACTCCTCCGGCTTCCGCTCCCTCGAGGAGAACCAGCAGGTTGAGTTCGAGACCGCCCGCGGCCCCAAGGGTCTGCAGGCTGAGAACGTCACCCCCCTGTAA
- a CDS encoding MurR/RpiR family transcriptional regulator, which yields MADGDSFLLQLRSQLPGLKPAHQRVLELCLEDPSFVLNANAQQVAARADVSAATVVRASRAAGFTGLPHLRLALARSSAADEQPEAQISRAGSAQEVIDLISASHIRSLQAARSTLEPADIERAGTLLTGARRVLLASSGTSLAVAADAAFRLTLNGLTVQHSADSYSAVLLAGQLDAEDAVLAVSHSGETRQTLETVQAAQGSGAQVIAITSFGSSTLAKVADVPLVAMGVSAAQHLVESSSRIAHLAVVDMLCAALTLDGDAQ from the coding sequence ATGGCCGACGGCGACTCCTTCCTCCTGCAGCTGCGCTCCCAACTCCCCGGGCTGAAACCCGCTCATCAGCGCGTCCTCGAACTGTGCCTCGAGGACCCCAGCTTCGTGCTCAACGCCAATGCCCAGCAGGTGGCCGCCCGCGCTGATGTCTCCGCGGCAACCGTGGTCCGCGCGTCCCGTGCGGCCGGCTTCACCGGGCTGCCCCACCTGCGTCTGGCGCTGGCGCGGTCCTCGGCGGCAGACGAGCAGCCCGAGGCCCAGATCAGTCGGGCCGGCTCCGCTCAGGAGGTCATCGACCTGATCAGTGCCAGCCATATCCGCAGCCTCCAGGCCGCCCGTTCCACACTGGAGCCTGCCGACATCGAGCGCGCCGGGACTCTGCTCACCGGGGCGAGGCGGGTGCTGCTCGCATCCTCCGGGACCTCGCTGGCCGTGGCCGCCGACGCCGCCTTCCGGCTCACCCTCAACGGGCTCACCGTCCAGCACTCGGCCGACAGCTACTCCGCGGTCCTGCTGGCCGGACAGCTCGACGCCGAGGATGCGGTCCTCGCCGTCAGCCACTCCGGTGAGACCCGCCAGACGCTGGAGACCGTCCAGGCCGCCCAGGGCAGCGGCGCGCAGGTCATCGCGATCACCAGCTTCGGCAGCTCCACGCTGGCCAAGGTGGCGGATGTGCCGCTGGTCGCCATGGGAGTCTCGGCGGCCCAGCACCTGGTGGAGTCCTCCAGTCGGATCGCCCATCTGGCCGTGGTCGACATGCTCTGTGCGGCGCTGACGCTGGACGGAGATGCCCAGTGA
- a CDS encoding MFS transporter gives MSSQSTDSVQQPSAQPTPQPDAEQSRPLRRSGIKPWLGLATLVLPVLLISIDMTVLGFAVPYLSESLSPTGNQLLWIVDIYGFMIAGLLVTMGSLGDRIGRRRLLMIGSAAFGAASAVAAFSVSAEMLILARALLGVAGATLMPSTLSLIRHLFPDQRQRMIAVAVWASAFSAGAAFGPILGGLLLEHFFWGSVFLINLPVMALILVCVPLLISESRDPNPGRIDALSVLLSLAAMLLSVYGIKKLAEGDLAAVTWASLIIGLLAGALFVQRQRRLAHPLIDLSLFAVRRFRAAITANFMLVFAMVGSLFFLSQLLQLGYGMSPFDAGLALVPGLVISVLASFVVIPIAKRCSLRAVISTGIVIAMSGFLVLTQIPTTDGILLVLIAFALLGLGMGLAETLTNDAVLTAAPPQRAGAASAISETGYELGGALGVAVLGSVLTLGYRTGVQNAELDGVSGSAVEAASETLGTATATAQGLEPGPGEALLAAAQSAFVDGVQLTSAIAAGIMALAAVTVFVLLRGDRGRASAPAE, from the coding sequence ATGTCTTCGCAGTCCACCGACTCTGTCCAACAGCCCTCAGCACAGCCGACACCCCAGCCCGACGCCGAGCAGTCCCGGCCGCTGCGCCGCAGCGGCATCAAGCCCTGGTTGGGCCTGGCCACACTGGTGCTGCCGGTGCTGCTGATCTCCATCGACATGACGGTGCTGGGCTTCGCCGTGCCGTATCTGAGCGAATCCCTCTCCCCCACCGGCAATCAGCTGCTGTGGATCGTGGACATCTACGGGTTCATGATCGCCGGCCTGCTGGTGACCATGGGTTCCCTCGGTGACCGGATCGGCCGGCGTCGTCTGCTGATGATCGGCTCCGCAGCCTTCGGGGCCGCCTCGGCCGTGGCCGCCTTCAGCGTCTCCGCGGAGATGCTCATCCTGGCCCGTGCCCTGCTGGGCGTGGCCGGTGCGACGCTGATGCCCTCGACGCTCTCGCTGATCCGTCACCTGTTCCCGGACCAGCGGCAGCGGATGATCGCCGTGGCCGTCTGGGCCTCGGCCTTCTCCGCCGGCGCGGCCTTCGGCCCGATCCTGGGCGGCCTGCTTCTGGAGCACTTCTTCTGGGGCTCGGTCTTCCTGATCAACCTGCCGGTGATGGCGCTGATCCTGGTCTGCGTGCCGCTGCTGATCAGCGAGTCCAGGGACCCCAACCCGGGCCGCATCGATGCACTCAGCGTGCTGCTCTCTCTGGCGGCGATGCTGCTGAGCGTCTACGGCATCAAGAAGCTGGCCGAGGGTGATCTGGCCGCCGTGACCTGGGCCTCCCTGATCATCGGCCTGCTGGCCGGCGCGCTCTTCGTGCAGCGCCAGCGCCGGTTGGCCCACCCGCTGATCGACCTGAGCCTCTTCGCCGTGCGCAGATTCCGTGCCGCGATCACCGCGAACTTCATGCTGGTCTTCGCCATGGTGGGATCGCTGTTCTTCCTCTCCCAGCTGCTGCAGCTGGGGTACGGGATGAGCCCCTTCGACGCCGGCCTGGCGCTGGTGCCCGGACTGGTCATCTCTGTGCTGGCCAGCTTTGTGGTCATCCCCATCGCCAAGCGCTGCTCGCTGCGGGCAGTGATCAGCACCGGCATCGTGATCGCGATGTCCGGATTCCTGGTGCTCACCCAGATCCCGACCACCGACGGGATCCTGCTGGTGCTCATCGCCTTCGCGCTGCTGGGGCTGGGCATGGGCCTGGCTGAGACGCTGACCAACGACGCCGTGCTCACCGCCGCTCCCCCGCAGCGAGCCGGTGCAGCCTCCGCGATCTCTGAGACCGGCTACGAGCTGGGCGGCGCGCTGGGAGTCGCCGTACTGGGCAGCGTGCTGACTCTCGGTTACCGCACCGGAGTGCAGAACGCCGAGCTGGACGGAGTCAGCGGATCCGCCGTCGAGGCCGCCTCCGAGACTCTGGGCACTGCCACCGCCACAGCGCAGGGACTGGAGCCGGGACCCGGCGAGGCACTGCTGGCCGCCGCACAGTCTGCCTTCGTGGACGGGGTCCAACTGACCAGCGCCATCGCGGCGGGCATCATGGCCCTGGCGGCGGTCACTGTATTCGTGCTGCTGCGTGGAGACCGTGGACGGGCTTCGGCGCCTGCAGAGTGA
- a CDS encoding putative quinol monooxygenase — MSAVVVTAVFHPREGRKQELADAMRRGIETVHTESGCELYSIHDAEDGTITMIEKWSSVEELDAHGDGEPVKTLLADIEELVESGPTVTRMYPLPRGAAEQGAL; from the coding sequence ATGTCTGCCGTCGTCGTCACCGCCGTGTTCCACCCCAGAGAAGGCCGGAAGCAGGAGCTGGCCGACGCCATGCGCCGCGGCATCGAAACCGTCCACACCGAGTCCGGCTGCGAGCTCTACTCCATCCACGACGCTGAGGACGGCACGATCACCATGATCGAGAAGTGGTCCTCGGTCGAGGAGCTGGACGCCCACGGCGACGGCGAACCGGTGAAGACCCTGCTGGCCGACATCGAAGAGCTCGTCGAGAGCGGCCCCACTGTGACCCGCATGTACCCGCTGCCCCGCGGCGCTGCAGAACAGGGAGCTCTCTGA
- a CDS encoding cadmium resistance transporter, giving the protein MILTSVLQAMGLFVATNIDDIIVLSLFFARGAGQRGTTARILAGQYLGFAGILGAAVLVTIGAGAFLPSAAIPYFGLIPLGLGLWAAWQAWRGDDDDDDDEAKVAGKKVGVWTVAGVTLANGGDNIGVYTPVFLSVEPLAVVAYCIVFLALVAVLVALAKFVATRPPIAEVLERWEHILFPIVLIGLGIVILVSGGAFGL; this is encoded by the coding sequence ATGATCCTCACCTCGGTCTTGCAGGCGATGGGCCTGTTCGTAGCGACCAACATCGACGACATCATCGTGCTCTCCCTCTTCTTCGCTCGAGGGGCCGGCCAGCGCGGTACTACCGCCCGTATTCTGGCCGGGCAGTACCTCGGGTTCGCCGGCATCCTCGGTGCCGCGGTCCTGGTGACCATCGGCGCCGGAGCCTTCCTGCCCTCGGCAGCCATCCCGTACTTCGGTCTCATCCCTCTGGGCCTCGGCCTCTGGGCCGCATGGCAGGCCTGGCGCGGAGACGATGACGACGATGACGACGAGGCCAAGGTTGCCGGCAAGAAGGTCGGCGTGTGGACAGTCGCAGGCGTCACCCTTGCCAACGGCGGCGACAACATCGGCGTCTACACCCCTGTCTTCCTCAGCGTGGAACCTCTCGCAGTAGTCGCCTACTGCATCGTCTTCCTCGCGCTCGTCGCGGTCCTGGTGGCCCTGGCAAAGTTCGTCGCCACCCGCCCCCCGATCGCCGAAGTGCTCGAACGCTGGGAGCACATCCTCTTCCCCATCGTTCTCATCGGCCTCGGCATCGTGATCCTCGTCAGCGGCGGAGCCTTCGGACTCTGA
- a CDS encoding EamA family transporter, which translates to MSTLALLMVLGAAVAHALWNIAAKSSSGDTTVFVWMYYSAGAVLCLPVGLTLLIMRGDSYGWELLYAAAITALLHITYAMLLQTGYRKADLGVVYPVARGVGPVLTVVVAVALLGERPETLALVGGLVIIGGILIVTGRRLFQRASGLGTGMLYGSATGAAIAAYTLWDNYSVNDLAIEPILYFGLSGAVQSLVMLPWVIRKRAQIGPTWWSDRRQVGIIATLSPLAYVLVLYAMTTTSVAVVAPVRESSIVIGALLAWWLFREPDPVRRVAGAAVVVVGISLVAVS; encoded by the coding sequence GTGAGCACGCTGGCACTTCTGATGGTCCTCGGTGCGGCCGTGGCCCACGCGCTGTGGAACATCGCCGCGAAGAGCTCCAGCGGGGACACCACGGTCTTCGTGTGGATGTACTACAGCGCTGGTGCGGTGCTGTGCCTGCCGGTGGGGCTGACGCTGCTGATCATGCGCGGGGACAGCTACGGCTGGGAGCTGCTCTATGCGGCAGCGATCACCGCGCTGCTTCACATCACCTACGCGATGCTGCTGCAGACGGGCTACCGCAAGGCGGATCTGGGCGTGGTCTACCCGGTGGCCCGCGGGGTGGGGCCGGTGCTGACCGTCGTCGTCGCCGTCGCGCTGCTGGGAGAGCGTCCGGAGACGCTGGCGCTGGTGGGCGGGCTGGTGATCATCGGCGGGATCCTGATCGTCACCGGCCGCAGGCTCTTCCAGCGGGCCTCAGGCCTGGGCACCGGGATGCTCTACGGGTCGGCCACCGGTGCGGCCATCGCCGCCTACACGCTGTGGGACAACTATTCGGTCAATGACCTGGCCATCGAACCGATCCTCTACTTCGGGCTCAGCGGCGCGGTGCAGAGCCTGGTCATGCTGCCCTGGGTGATCCGCAAGCGGGCGCAGATCGGGCCGACCTGGTGGTCGGACCGGCGGCAGGTGGGGATCATCGCTACCCTGTCGCCGCTGGCCTATGTGCTGGTGCTCTATGCGATGACCACTACGTCGGTGGCCGTGGTGGCGCCGGTGCGCGAATCCTCGATCGTCATCGGGGCGCTGCTGGCCTGGTGGCTGTTCAGGGAGCCGGACCCGGTGCGACGCGTCGCCGGGGCGGCGGTGGTCGTCGTCGGGATCAGCCTGGTGGCGGTCAGCTGA
- a CDS encoding transposase, with protein sequence MPGPYPREFREDVVAVARSRESGVTIKQIAVDFGISEATLQNWLRQADVEDGNRPGQTAADTAEARELKKRVRLLEQENEVLRRAAAYLSQANLKLGGSPK encoded by the coding sequence ATGCCCGGTCCCTATCCCAGAGAGTTCCGCGAGGATGTCGTCGCGGTCGCTCGTAGCCGCGAAAGCGGCGTCACCATCAAACAGATCGCCGTCGACTTCGGCATCAGCGAAGCAACCCTGCAGAACTGGCTCCGCCAAGCAGACGTCGAGGACGGCAACCGTCCCGGTCAGACGGCTGCGGACACTGCCGAGGCTCGCGAGTTGAAGAAGCGGGTCCGGTTGCTCGAGCAGGAGAACGAGGTTCTCCGGCGGGCGGCGGCGTATCTGTCGCAGGCGAACCTGAAACTCGGTGGCTCCCCAAAATGA
- the cmtR gene encoding Cd(II)/Pb(II)-sensing metalloregulatory transcriptional regulator CmtR, producing the protein MLTIASRLDVMNRLGRALADPTRSRIILTLLDHPAYPAELARDLDLTRPNVSNHLACLRDCGIVVSEPEGRRTRYEIADSHLAQALTALVDAILAVDEDAPCIDPAGSLPGCDAAGEGA; encoded by the coding sequence ATGCTGACTATTGCTTCGCGTCTCGACGTGATGAACCGCCTGGGTCGCGCACTGGCCGACCCCACTCGATCCCGGATCATCTTGACCCTGCTCGACCATCCCGCTTACCCGGCGGAACTGGCCCGAGATCTGGACCTGACACGCCCGAACGTGTCCAACCACCTGGCATGCCTGCGCGATTGCGGGATCGTCGTCTCCGAGCCCGAGGGTCGTCGGACACGATATGAGATCGCCGATTCACACCTGGCGCAGGCGCTGACGGCACTGGTCGATGCCATCCTGGCAGTGGACGAAGACGCCCCGTGCATCGATCCCGCCGGCTCGCTTCCCGGATGCGACGCAGCTGGGGAGGGCGCATGA
- a CDS encoding DDE-type integrase/transposase/recombinase codes for MTYPLVSELAADGIPVSVSCRVLKLARQPYYRWRNAPIRDADVLRAYRINALHHAHHDDPTFGYRYLADEARRAGWRMSRRTAWKLCSQAGTLSSAQRRRRGKGKKAGPPVFDDHVKRVFRADAPNRVWLTDITEHRTSTEGKLYCCAIKDVFSNRIVGYSISDRMTAKLAVDAVRNAVTRRGEVAGCILHADRGSQAVFNWSSQQCVVGLSVVDRRTPRRECATPRSRVAGCSWRWR; via the coding sequence ATGACGTACCCGCTCGTATCTGAGCTCGCCGCGGACGGCATCCCCGTCTCGGTGTCGTGCCGGGTTCTGAAGCTCGCTCGCCAGCCCTACTATCGGTGGCGCAACGCCCCGATCCGGGATGCGGACGTGCTGCGCGCGTATCGGATCAACGCGCTGCACCACGCGCATCACGACGACCCGACGTTCGGCTACCGATACCTCGCCGACGAAGCCCGCCGGGCTGGGTGGCGGATGAGCCGCCGGACGGCGTGGAAGTTGTGTTCTCAGGCTGGGACCCTCTCGTCCGCGCAGCGCCGCCGGCGCGGGAAAGGTAAGAAGGCTGGCCCTCCGGTGTTCGATGACCACGTGAAGCGCGTCTTCCGCGCCGACGCACCGAACCGGGTGTGGCTGACCGACATCACCGAGCACCGCACCAGCACCGAGGGCAAGCTCTACTGCTGCGCGATCAAGGACGTGTTCTCCAACCGCATCGTCGGTTACTCGATCTCGGATCGGATGACCGCGAAGCTGGCCGTCGACGCCGTCCGCAACGCCGTCACTCGCCGCGGTGAGGTTGCCGGCTGCATCCTGCACGCCGATAGGGGCAGCCAGGCCGTATTCAACTGGTCGTCGCAACAGTGTGTTGTTGGACTGAGCGTAGTTGATCGGCGAACGCCTCGGCGGGAGTGCGCCACCCCAAGATCCCGCGTGGCCGGTTGTTCATGGCGGTGGCGATAG